In one window of Falco cherrug isolate bFalChe1 chromosome 12, bFalChe1.pri, whole genome shotgun sequence DNA:
- the PIF1 gene encoding ATP-dependent DNA helicase PIF1, whose translation MEDAELRCTVAVEQPLLGGQAPRRRVMRGALVLLGRNELRQPVLRVVGGSGKAASVLSFVLAGDAVRLFTRFAGEGRAAVRVGPGHAQVLLSDCPPDALRRFLRLLRLKVLAGPRGPPRTPRLLERQSPAFAVISPPQERALLRGPEARGQRPAAVPRAERRPPVRLSAEQEAVLGAVRSGKSIFFTGCAGTGKSFLLKKIVGSLPPSVTYTTASTGVAACHIGGTTLHAFAGIGSGKAPLEQCVQLAERPGVRQHWLACQHLIIDEISMVDGKFFDKLEAVARVVRKRDEPFGGIQLIICGDFLQLPPVCKANEETKFCFQAKSWRKCIHVNMELTEVRRQTDKTFVSLLSAIRLGRCTEEVTRQLMQTAANRSERDGILATRLCTHKDDVEITNERCLQQLSGEVHAFEALDSDPELVKLIDAQCPVGGRVELKLGAQVMLAKNLDVSQGLVNGARGVVVGFESEQKGLPKVRFLCGVTQVIKMEKWVFKGPSGAHLSRQQLPLKLAWAISIHKSQGMSLDCVEISLSRVFESGQAYVALSRARSLAGLRVLDFDPKVVRADPSVLQFYRQLRRHELVTQDSLHTLSGDDEKENWKYS comes from the exons ATGGAGGACGCGGAGCTGCGCTGCACGGTGGCCGTGGAGCAGCCGCTGCTGGGGGGACAGGCCCCGCGGCGCCGCGTCATGCGGGGCgcgctggtgctgctgggccgCAACGAGCTGCGGCAGCCGGTGCTGCGGGTGGTCGGCGGCAGCGGCAAGGCGGCGTCGGTGTTGAGCTTCGTGCTGGCCGGTGACGCTGTGAGGCTCTTTACGCGGTTCGCGGGCGAGGGCCGGGCGGCGGTGCGGGTGGGGCCGGGCCATGCCCAGGTCCTGCTTTCCGACTGTCCCCCAGACGCGCTGCGCCGCTTCCTCCGACTCCTCCGGCTCAAGGTTCTCGCTGGGCCGCGGGGCCCGCCGCGCACACCCCGCCTGCTGGAGCGGCAGTCACCGGCCTTCGCCGTCATCAGCCCGCCGCAGGAGCGGGCCCTGCTGCGCGGCCCCGAAGcgcgggggcagcgcccggcGGCG GTGCCCCGCGCGGAGAGGCGGCCCCCGGTGAGGCTCTCGGCGGAGCAGGAGGCGGTGCTGGGCGCCGTGCGGAGTGGGAAGAGCATCTTCTTCACCGGCTGTGCAG GGACCGGGAAATCGTTCCTGTTGAAGAAGATCGTGGGTTCCCTCCCTCCGAGTGTCACCTACACTACGGCCAGCACAGGAGTGGCGGCTTGCCACATTGGTGGCACCACTCTCCATGCCTTCGCAG GGATCGGCTCTGGGAAGGCACCACTGGAACAGTGTGTTCAGCTGGCAGAAAGGCCTGGGGTACGGCAGCACTGGCTAGCCTGCCAGCACTTAATTATCGATGAGATCTCCATGGTGGATGGCAAGTTCTTTGACAAGCTGGAGGCAGTGGCGAG GGTGGTCAGAAAACGGGATGAGCCTTTTGGAGGAATTCAACTAATCATCTGTGGAGACTTCTTGCAGCTACCCCCAGTCTGCAAGGCTAATGAAGAAACCAAATTCTGCTTCCAG GCAAAAAGCTGGAGGAAATGCATCCATGTAAACATGGAGCTGACTGAAGTGCGGAGACAGACCGACAAGACCTTTGTGTCGCTCCTGAGTGCAATCCGTTTAGGCAG GTGCACAGAGGAGGTTACCAGACAGCTGATGCAGACTGCTGCTAACAGGTCTGAGCGTGATGGGATCCTGGCTACGCGGCTATGCACCCATAAAGATGACGTAGAAATAACTAATGAGAGATGCTTGCAACAGCTGTCAG GAGAAGTGCACGCTTTTGAGGCTTTGGACAGTGACCCAGAGCTAGTGAAGCTAATTGATGCTCAGTGTCCTGTGGGTGGTAGAGTTGAGCTAAAGCTTGGAGCTCAG gTGATGCTAGCTAAGAATCTGGATGTGTCTCAGGGACTGGTGAATGGTGCACGAGGAGTTGTTGTAGGATTTGAAAGTGAGCAGAAGG GGCTGCCTAAGGTGAGGTTTCTCTGTGGGGTCACACAGGTcataaaaatggagaaatggGTTTTCAAAGGACCATCAGGAGCTCATCTGAGTCGTCAACAGTTGCCTTTAAAATTGGCGTGGGCCATTTCCATTCACAAGAGTCAG GGTATGTCTTTAGATTGTGTGGAAATCTCCCTGTCTCGTGTCTTTGAAAGCGGGCAGGCTTATGTAGCCCTCTCCCGAGCCCGTAGCCTTGCAGGTCTCCGTGTTCTGGATTTTGACCCAAAAGTAGTGAGAGCTGAtccctctgtgctgcagttCTATAGACAGCTGAGACGACATGAGCTTGTAACCCAg gatTCGCTGCACACCCTTTCAGGTGATGATGAGAAGGAGAACTGGAAATACAGCTGA
- the CFAP144 gene encoding cilia- and flagella-associated protein 144: MAARGGQREPPDPVRQNQLLCERVRKERQCQRLRTQYSVNPLHRVHTITKKPMSWHDNIEEPADAAFLSLIHHAALEPTKKYSEPQTESQEIGWNTQPLIHVDRTDCRLYFPRRRTDITK, encoded by the exons ATGGCCgcccgcggcgggcagcgggagcCGCCGGACCCGGTGCGGCAGAACCAGCTCCTGTGCGAGCGGGTGCGGAAGGAGCGGCAGTGCCAGAGGCTGCGCACCCAGTACAGCGTGAACCCGCTCCACCGTG TTCACACTATCACCAAGAAGCCTATGTCTTGGCATGATAATATAGAAGAGCCAGCAGATG CTGCGTTTCTCAGTCTTATTCACCATGCAGCGCTGGAGCCAACAAAGAAATATTCAGAGCCACAAACTGAAAGCCAAGAAATTGGTTGGAACACACAACCTTTG attCACGTGGACCGTACTGATTGCAGGCTCTACTTCCCACGCCGAAGAACTGACATCACTAAATAA